The Conger conger chromosome 15, fConCon1.1, whole genome shotgun sequence genome contains a region encoding:
- the LOC133112038 gene encoding histone H1-like, translated as MAEVAPAPPAAAPAKASKKKQISKSKRVGPSVGELIVKAISASKERSGVSLAALKKALVASGYDVEKNNSRVKVAVKSLVTKGVLLQTKGTGASGSFKLNKNHPLEKKVAPKIKKPAAAKKPVAKKAAAKKSPKKPATPKAKKSPKKAKKAAAAKKPTKSPKKVKKPAAAAKVTKSPKKTKAAKPKVAKPKSTKAKKVSPRKK; from the coding sequence ATGGCAGAAGTTGCTCCAGCTCCCCCGGCAGCCGCCCCGGCTAAAGCttctaagaagaaacaaataagCAAGTCCAAGAGAGTGGGGCCCAGCGTTGGCGAATTAATCGTGAAGGCAATTTCTGCTTCCAAGGAGAGGAGCGGAGTTTCCCTGGCTGCCTTGAAGAAAGCTCTGGTCGCCAGCGGCTACGACGTGGAGAAGAACAACTCGCGGGTAAAGGTGGCTGTTAAGAGCCTGGTGACAAAGGGTGTCTTGCTTCAGACTAAAGGAACCGGTGCCTCTGGCTCGTTTAAGCTTAACAAGAACCACCCGCTTGAAAAGAAGGTAGCCCCTAAGATTAAGAAGCCCGCTGCGGCTAAAAAGCCGGTAGCAAAGAAGGCTGCGGCAAAAAAGTCACCGAAGAAGCCCGCTACACCGAAGGCGAAGAAGAGCCCAAAGAAAGCCAAGAAGGCGGCAGCGGCTAAGAAGCCGACCAAGAGTCCGAAGAAAGTCAAGAAACCGGCAGCAGCAGCGAAGGTGACCAAGAGCCCTAAGAAAACCAAGGCGGCCAAGCCAAAAGTTGCCAAACCCAAGAGCACCAAAGCCAAGAAAGTTTCTCCGAGGAAGAAGTGA
- the LOC133112045 gene encoding histone H3 → MARTKQTARKSTGGKAPRKQLATKAARKSAPATGGVKKPHRYRPGTVALREIRRYQKSTELLIRKLPFQRLVREIAQDFKTDLRFQSSAVMALQEASEAYLVGLFEDTNLCAIHAKRVTIMPKDIQLARRIRGERA, encoded by the coding sequence ATGGCGAGAACGAAGCAGACCGCACGTAAATCTACCGGTGGGAAAGCTCCCAGGAAGCAGCTCGCCACTAAGGCTGCGCGTAAGAGTGCGCCTGCGACAGGCGGCGTGAAGAAGCCCCATCGTTATAGGCCAGGTACTGTAGCCTTACGAGAAATCCGCCGCTATCAGAAGTCTACCGAGCTGTTGATTCGCAAGCTGCCGTTCCAGCGCCTTGTGAGGGAGATTGCTCAGGATTTCAAGACCGATCTCCGCTTCCAAAGCTCAGCTGTGATGGCTCTTCAGGAGGCCAGCGAGGCTTATCTGGTTGGTCTGTTTGAGGACACCAATCTGTGCGCCATTCATGCCAAGAGAGTGACTATCATGCCCAAGGATATCCAGCTGGCTCGCCGCATTCGTGGAGAGCGCGCTTAA
- the LOC133112054 gene encoding histone H2B-like isoform X2 yields the protein MPEQVKSAPKKGSKKAVAKTAGKGGKKRRKSRKESYAIYVYKVLKQVHPDTGISSKAMGIMNSFVNDIFERIAGESSRLAHYNKRSTISSREIQTAVRLLLPGELAKHAVSEGTKAVTKYTSSKLIWNRF from the exons ATGCCTGAGCAAGTGAAATCCGCGCCCAAGAAGGGCTCAAAGAAAGCCGTGGCCAAGACTGCCGGGAAAGGAGGAAAGAAACGCAGAAAGTCCAGGAAGGAGAGCTACGCTATCTACGTGTACAAGGTTTTAAAGCAAGTGCATCCTGACACTGGTATCTCTTCCAAAGCCATGGGGATCATGAATTCATTTGTTAACGACATTTTCGAGCGTATTGCTGGTGAGTCTTCCCGTTTGGCTCACTACAACAAGCGTTCCACCATCTCTTCACGGGAGATCCAGACCGCAGTGCGCCTTCTGCTGCCTGGAGAGTTGGCTAAACACGCAGTGTCTGAGGGTACCAAGGCTGTGACAAAGTACACCAGCTCCAA GTTAATATGGAATAGATTTTAG
- the LOC133112054 gene encoding histone H2B-like isoform X1, producing the protein MPEQVKSAPKKGSKKAVAKTAGKGGKKRRKSRKESYAIYVYKVLKQVHPDTGISSKAMGIMNSFVNDIFERIAGESSRLAHYNKRSTISSREIQTAVRLLLPGELAKHAVSEGTKAVTKYTSSK; encoded by the coding sequence ATGCCTGAGCAAGTGAAATCCGCGCCCAAGAAGGGCTCAAAGAAAGCCGTGGCCAAGACTGCCGGGAAAGGAGGAAAGAAACGCAGAAAGTCCAGGAAGGAGAGCTACGCTATCTACGTGTACAAGGTTTTAAAGCAAGTGCATCCTGACACTGGTATCTCTTCCAAAGCCATGGGGATCATGAATTCATTTGTTAACGACATTTTCGAGCGTATTGCTGGTGAGTCTTCCCGTTTGGCTCACTACAACAAGCGTTCCACCATCTCTTCACGGGAGATCCAGACCGCAGTGCGCCTTCTGCTGCCTGGAGAGTTGGCTAAACACGCAGTGTCTGAGGGTACCAAGGCTGTGACAAAGTACACCAGCTCCAAGTAA
- the LOC133112070 gene encoding histone H4: MSGRGKGGKGLGKGGAKRHRKVLRDNIQGITKPAIRRLARRGGVKRISGLIYEETRGVLKVFLENVIRDAVTYTEHAKRKTVTAMDVVYALKRQGRTLYGFGG, from the coding sequence ATGTCTGGTCGCGGCAAAGGTGGAAAGGGTCTTGGTAAAGGAGGCGCTAAGCGTCATCGCAAAGTTCTGCGTGACAATATTCAGGGTATTACAAAGCCTGCGATTCGTCGTTTGGCTCGCCGTGGAGGAGTCAAGCGTATATCTGGTCTGATCTACGAAGAGACTCGTGGAGTCCTGAAGGTGTTTTTGGAGAATGTTATCCGCGATGCCGTCACCTACACCGAACACGCCAAAAGAAAGACCGTCACCGCTATGGATGTAGTTTATGCTCTGAAGCGTCAGGGTCGCACTCTGTACGGCTTCGGTGGGTAA
- the LOC133112042 gene encoding histone H3, giving the protein MARTKQTARKSTGGKAPRKQLATKAARKSAPATGGVKKPHRYRPGTVALREIRRYQKSTELLIRKLPFQRLVREIAQDFKTDLRFQSSAVMALQEASEAYLVGLFEDTNLCAIHAKRVTIMPKDIQLARRIRGERA; this is encoded by the coding sequence ATGGCTAGAACGAAGCAGACTGCACGCAAATCTACTGGTGGCAAAGCGCCACGAAAACAGCTCGCAACTAAGGCTGCACGTAAGAGTGCGCCTGCGACAGGCGGCGTGAAGAAGCCCCATCGTTACAGGCCGGGTACTGTAGCTCTGCGAGAAATCCGCCGCTATCAGAAATCTACCGAGCTGTTGATCCGCAAGCTGCCGTTCCAGCGCCTTGTGAGGGAGATTGCTCAGGATTTCAAGACCGATCTCCGCTTCCAAAGCTCCGCTGTTATGGCTCTACAGGAAGCCAGTGAGGCGTATCTGGTTGGTCTCTTCGAGGACACCAATCTGTGCGCCATTCATGCCAAGAGGGTGACCATCATGCCCAAAGATATCCAGCTGGCCCGCCGCATTCGTGGAGAGCGTGCTTAA